In the Salvia miltiorrhiza cultivar Shanhuang (shh) chromosome 8, IMPLAD_Smil_shh, whole genome shotgun sequence genome, CTTACTACACTATCTTGTGTTATCAGAAAAGAAGGCTGCTTTATATCATGAAGTGAAAACTTTTAGATCCTGACTAAAGCATAAATCGGGTAGTTTGTCATCGGGAAAGAAGTTCTACACGTCTACTTGCCCAGAAAGTGCTGCGTAGTATTTTGATCCTGATCTTGATCCATTTGACGAATGTCGAGTGGAGTTGTATCAGGCCATAAATCCCACAAGGGATGTCGTTGGTCTCATTAAGTCATATTGCATAATAGAAAAGGAATAGTTAAGTTTGTGAAAGGATGATGTATCATTGAGCAAAATTACATATTTCATTATTTGAtggcttcttttttttttgatcagtattATTTGATGGCTTCTGATGCATATATATATCTGATTTGGtggatgtttttgtttttcaggCGACACTAATTTAGCAATATTCAAAATATATAGAGTTGAGAAGGAGGAGTTAAGCAGTGAAGGCGAGGCAGAGAAAGTAGCAAACACCAACTTGAAGTCTACAACCTCATCTTGATTCTACTTCGGTTTCTTCATTCACAAACTTGActtcaatctctctctctcattatatatatacactacatataattatatttaggGATGATATCATGTAGAAATTCCATCCGTAGTAGAGTAGAAACCATGATTCTCCATATATACAATAATGTTCtcttatgttattatttttgtatgcAATCCGATATTAGAATTGAGTCAATCATccttttaaaatgttttataaaGGAAGTGGATTATCCAACTTATACGTTGAAAGCATGATCTTTAATAAAATCGATGCGACATAACATAAATAGAACTTTGACACCGTGCAAGTACATGCGTTGGCCCAAGGTTTAAAATTTCATACTACTGTTGTTTATCAATAATTTGCACTAAtctaaacttttaattaaaaatttatttctctctcctctacATACGCAATTTATAATCCGACTCAATTCTACAATTTCAATTGTCGACTCATTTCAACttaaaacatattttatattttcattactattagtattttttaataaCAAAATGCCAAGTGGTATTTTTTCCAGTTGATAAAAGGAAATTGTCGGATGAGTTGGTCTTTATACAAGAAGAAGGTTGTTAGATGAGTTGGTATGAATCCTTCTTTTACAACCGATTGTTCATTTGAaaacatttcattatttttctatCAAATCTTGTCTTATTTCTCAAAACATTTCATTGTTTTTCAATCAAATCTTTACTCTAATGACGGTTGGTGGGTTTGTTAATAAAGATACTGTTATTAATTTCGTTATTATTATGTGAAATGCATTATTAATTTCGTTATTATTATGTGAAATGCAAAATGTATTTCGAGTCCATCACAACAAAGAACCGACATATATATTACTCAAATGATCATCCACTCATACAACTAAATATCTATTCCAAATATTTGTCTTgaaaaattatgtaattttttttatatacttatgtaatttattacaaaaaaaatatatattccaAATATTTGTCTTGAGAACTTAAATTTGATTTCAAaacattcattttttattagaaaataaaaaatgataatgcAGTATCTTGCTAAACTAGGAGAGAATTTTATGAAGGAGATCTAatatctaatctaatctaatctaatctaatacTACTATTTGAAAGCAAAAAACCACCAccatttatatattattatatatatatatatataaataaatatagttGTGGGGTGGCCAATAAGCCGGCGGCTGACGAAATTCAATAATCGCCCCCCACCCATAATTCCGACAAccagagaaaaagaaaataccaaaaaatcaaaaaaatcacAAATCCCCAAAAACAATTTGAATAAGAAAACCCTAATTCGCTTTCCCCCTCTCTCGTCTCCACCCTCCCAATTCATCGCTGAATACACACGCGACGCGTTTCGCCTGATTGTCACAACCGGAAATCAAGAAAATGGCGGAGACGCCGGATAGGACGCCGAACTCTGCATCGCCGACGCGTTCGAGTTCGGTGACAGAGACGGTGAACGGGTCGCACCGGTTCGTGATACAGGGCTACTCTCTGGCGAAAGGCATGGGCGTCGGGAAACACATAGCGAGCGAAGAATTCACGGTGGGAGGGTACAAATGGGCGATTTATTTCTACCCCGACGGGAAGAACCCCGAGGATAATTCGACCTACGTGTCGGTGTTCATTGCGCTGGCGAGCGAGGGTACGGATGTGCGGGCGCTGTTCGAGCTCACGCTCATGGATCAGAGCGGGAAAGGGAAGCATAAGGTGCATAGCCATTTCGATAGGTCGCTCGAGAGCGGGCCCTATACGCTTAAATACCGCGGTAGCATGTGGTGAGTTTATCGTTTCCTTCCCATTCTAGCATCAGGATGTAATAAGTTCCTATTTTGATACCCGGCTTTCATTTTGCATTTTTGCGTTCTATAGTGTGGAAATGGATGACGAGTTGCTGGGATTatgtgattttattttaattgaatgttcaatgtttctcataatttttttctttcttggtcGTGGTTGGTATACAAACTTTTTTTCTTTAGATTTTGGGCATACTAATTCTATTGGTTGAAATATATACTGCAATTTTGTTGATCAATAAATTTCTCCGTGGTATAAATCTTTGTGAATGGGTTGTTTTGCTTTACGATAGGATTCTAGGGTTTCATAGCATATTTTGTTGTTGTCATCTTACATCAGTCAGCTTCTATGTTTCTTAGTAGTGAGGCTACATTTCAGGCTTGCATATTATTCTCATATTAATGACATGTAGGCTGCTGCTATGAAGCTGGATTTGTACCCCGCATGAATTGCATATGCATCCCAATCTAGGAGCATTCTCAAGAGATTTAGACTTGGTGTTAGTTGTATATATTTTGTCAAGTTGTGGAGATTCTCCTGATAAATGTTGATATAGTAAAGAGCTTGAATTACTTACTCGCACATCTTTTGGCTGATACTAACTGTTTTTGGTTGTTTATCGACATTCTTTAACTCAAGAGATTTCTGTATATGGTAGAGTATGGGCCACGGTCATTGCTATTGAAATTACATTAATCAATGAAAAACTGCCATGTTGAGTTAAAGAACAAGTTGTTTCTGTTGCACTATCAGGTTTATTAGATTAGCTCGACATTTATTAACATGTTTTAATTAGTTTGTCATTATGGTTTAATACCTAGTACATCAAAAGGTGTAAAGAAAATTCTTATCATAGATTGCATTGGTTGTGCATATTAGATAATTAGTTACCACTTACCTATAACTTGAATTTCTTGCTGGCTTTGGGATTATTGAGGTTTTTCTGTCTATAATAGCTATTTCAAGCCACCTAAAATATCTCGGAGGAAAAACTATTTCAAGCCCAGGTTTTTGTCTAGGACTTTGGGGATTTGAGGCAGGAACATAAGTTTGAACTTTATTCTTTATCCTCATGTGAATACGCCCTATGCATTTTATTAACCATATCGATATTCTTTAATTAGGTAAAGTTGGTGGTTTTCCTTTCTGAAATTGATGTTTTTAACTTCTACTGTGCCTTACTGCAGGGGATACAAGCGCTTTTTCAGGAGAGCTATGCTTGAAACATCAGATTACCTTCGAGATGATTGCTTGAAGATCAACTGTACTGTTGGAGTAGTTGTTTCGGCTATTGATTGTTCTAGGTTACACTCTATTCAGGTTCCAGACTCTGATA is a window encoding:
- the LOC131000317 gene encoding BTB/POZ and MATH domain-containing protein 4 isoform X2; its protein translation is MAETPDRTPNSASPTRSSSVTETVNGSHRFVIQGYSLAKGMGVGKHIASEEFTVGGYKWAIYFYPDGKNPEDNSTYVSVFIALASEGTDVRALFELTLMDQSGKGKHKVHSHFDRSLESGPYTLKYRGSMWGYKRFFRRAMLETSDYLRDDCLKINCTVGVVVSAIDCSRLHSIQVPDSDIGSDIGMLLENMEGSDITFNVSGEKFHAHKLVLAARSPKFRSELLEGVDTEVEEVMVPDMEPKVFKALLHFIYRDALAENELMASSSCSTPLVADTLTAKLLAAADHYDLERLKRICESHMCKDISVNSVTQVLSLADRYHAAELKDVCLKFAAENLAASTCFEVLLHGANRP
- the LOC131000317 gene encoding BTB/POZ and MATH domain-containing protein 4 isoform X3, with the protein product MAETPDRTPNSASPTRSSSVTETVNGSHRFVIQGYSLAKGMGVGKHIASEEFTVGGYKWAIYFYPDGKNPEDNSTYVSVFIALASEGTDVRALFELTLMDQSGKGKHKVHSHFDRSLESGPYTLKYRGSMWGYKRFFRRAMLETSDYLRDDCLKINCTVGVVVSAIDCSRLHSIQVPDSDIGSDIGMLLENMEGSDITFNVSGEKFHAHKLVLAARSPKFRSELLEGVDTEVEEVMVPDMEPKVFKALLHFIYRDALAENELMASSSCSTPLVADTLTAKLLAAADHYDLERLKRICESHMCKDISVNSVTQVLSLADRYHAAELKDVCLKFAAENLAV
- the LOC131000317 gene encoding BTB/POZ and MATH domain-containing protein 4 isoform X4 is translated as MAETPDRTPNSASPTRSSSVTETVNGSHRFVIQGYSLAKGMGVGKHIASEEFTVGGYKWAIYFYPDGKNPEDNSTYVSVFIALASEGTDVRALFELTLMDQSGKGKHKVHSHFDRSLESGPYTLKYRGSMWGYKRFFRRAMLETSDYLRDDCLKINCTVGVVVSAIDCSRLHSIQVPDSDIGSDIGMLLENMEGSDITFNVSGEKFHAHKLVLAARSPKFRSELLEGVDTEVEEVMVPDMEPKVFKALLHFIYRDALAENELMASSSCSTPLVADTLTAKLLAAADHYDLERLKRICESHMCKDISVNSVTQVLSLADRYHAAELKDVCLKFAAENLAG